The following nucleotide sequence is from Borrelia sp. A-FGy1.
TTTAAGGACTTTAAGTCTTATATTTCTCTGCTAGAAGATATTTTGGCAACAAAAAGAATAGATTTTACTATTCTTTCTCCTAATGAGTCATTCCTTCTTATCTACTATTTTATAGCATGTCAACTCCTTAAAAGAGGTCAACTTACAAATTTTACATTTAACCGAATTAAGGCTGAAAAGTTGGGTGAATTATCAATAGAGTACTCAGATCCGGCTCGTAATAAGGATATTGATAGTAAAGATTTTTGTAATAATTTTACTGAATTAGTAAAAGATTTAGCTAAAAGAGTAGGAACAGGGCACCGACGGGTAATAGGAGTAATATCATGAGTCAAGCTTTACAAAGAATAAGTAAATCTAGCAATAGAGTAATTAATCACTTTAAGCAAGAGCTAGATTTTTACAAACAAATTCTAAGTAAAGATGAGAATTATAATACAATAAAAAAGGAATACTCAACCCTACCTGTAAAGTTTACAGGCAGTCTGTCTTCATTAAGTTTAAAAGAACTAGATTATTTTGCAAGTTTAGGGGTAAAAGATTTTACTTCTTATCTTAAGTTACATACAAATAACATAGATTTAGGAATAAAGTCAGGTGATAGGATAGGCATTAAAAATCACTTTTATTTGGTTGAAACTGTAAAAGAATATACAAGGATAGGTATCACATACCTAGAAATCATTATAATAGAGGAGGCCTGAGTGGTGACTCTAGTGAAGGCCATAGAGATTGGTTGGTTTGGACACGATATGGCTAACCTTGCAAGATTTCATGAACTTGGTACAAGCAACTTGCCTGCAAGAAGTCACCTTTATAAGGCATACAACAGCACAGAATTTCAGCAAATAATTCATTCTATTCTTAAGAAAGCTATTTTAAATAAGAAAAGCATTAAGGGTGCTCTTGAAGAGATTGCAACCATATTTATTATCTATTATAAGGATTTTGTTTTAAGCAAGCAGGTTACACCTAAACTTAAAGATGCAACGATTAAGGCTAATCGTGCTAAGGGCAGAAAACACCCAGACACACCGCTAGTTGATACGGGTATGATGATAAGTTCAATTGAATATAGGCACAAGTAGAGTATGTTAATAGATTTACATGAAACACAAATATATATATCCCAAATCTTGCAAGCATTTGCCTCATATTTACTGGAAAGACGTGGAATTAGTATCCAGATTATCAATATCATAAATCATCCATTCTTAGAAGATATCAATACTAGTAGCTGTAATGTAGTAGCTATAAAAATTATAGATTATGGCAAACTAGGTAAGCGTGAACTTAGAAGTGGGGGCTTTTATGATAGTGTTAATGAATATGAGCTTATAATGAGCATATATTTCATATGCTTTGCTAATTTAGTTAAATATGATGAAGCAGAAGCTAGCCAAAACCCTATTGATTTACTTAATCGAATGACTCTAATGTATCAAGAGTTTAATTCATTCCTACACAATACTTCAAACATTTTCAAATTCAGCAAAAGTATAGATGAGAAGCATACCTTAAAGATAAAGTATGTGATACACCATATAGGACGCTTTACTCTAAATGCTCCTGTTACAATTAAGAGCAAATATAGTAATAAGGCAACCGCTAGCAATATTGTAACAAGAGTTGATGTCCAGGTTATAAAAGAGGAAATAACTTAACATAAAGCTTAAACATAAAAAGGAGGTTAAAGATGCCAAAAGACACAATTAAAGTCAATTTAGTTGATAATGCAATACAAATGAATGTTATAAACTACTACAGACCACTACTAATATTTAAAAGC
It contains:
- a CDS encoding DUF764 family protein, whose product is MLIDLHETQIYISQILQAFASYLLERRGISIQIINIINHPFLEDINTSSCNVVAIKIIDYGKLGKRELRSGGFYDSVNEYELIMSIYFICFANLVKYDEAEASQNPIDLLNRMTLMYQEFNSFLHNTSNIFKFSKSIDEKHTLKIKYVIHHIGRFTLNAPVTIKSKYSNKATASNIVTRVDVQVIKEEIT
- a CDS encoding DUF1506 family protein produces the protein MSQALQRISKSSNRVINHFKQELDFYKQILSKDENYNTIKKEYSTLPVKFTGSLSSLSLKELDYFASLGVKDFTSYLKLHTNNIDLGIKSGDRIGIKNHFYLVETVKEYTRIGITYLEIIIIEEA
- a CDS encoding DUF3890 domain-containing protein, whose product is MHELESGNSRINDIHCRILGLLNLDLNDLSFKDFKSYISLLEDILATKRIDFTILSPNESFLLIYYFIACQLLKRGQLTNFTFNRIKAEKLGELSIEYSDPARNKDIDSKDFCNNFTELVKDLAKRVGTGHRRVIGVIS